GTTGGACACCAGATACCATTATTGGTCGGTCAGAGAAGAAAATCAGTTGTAGTATGCGGACACTTTATCGCATGTTTGCCCGTGGTCAATATGACTTTGATGTTAAGCAGTTACCAATGAAAGGTAACCGTCATTCAAATGGCTACGTTGAACGACGTGGGAAAGCTGGCCATCTTGGTCGCAGTATTTACCAACGTTACCGCGATTTTCCGTATTACCAACATGAATTTGGTCATTTAGAAGCTGATACAGTTCAAGGGAAAGCTCACCATGGCGCTGTGATGACCCTAGTAGAACGAATCTCAAAAGTTGAGATTGTCTTGAATGTCCATCACAAAACGGTCGAAAGTGTAAACTATTATTTGGATCAGTGGCTATCAAAACAGCCTCGTCATCTTTTTAAGTCCATCACCTTTGACAACGGTAAGGAATTTGCGGGCTGGCGTGAGATTGCCAATAAGCATGATATCCATACATACTTTGCGGAAGTCGGTGCGCCTAATCAGCGAGGGTTAAACGAAAACACCAACGGTATTCTTCGTCGTGATGGTCTGAGTAAAAAGAAAGACTTCCGTAATTGCTAGATGAGTAAAGACGAAGTAATCGATCACTATTTTTATGATGAGGCAGCTTATGATTATCATGATGGTGGTTATGTGCCATTGGAAGAACCACAGGTACCGCAACAGCCATTAAACATTCCTAAAATATTGCAGCCGGATAAGGAAACGGCAACGGACATGTATTACACAATTGTTGCTCAAACAGGCGCGGTCCAGTTGATGCCCGGTGAAAAAACGAAGACCTGGGGATACAATGCGCCGCTGTTAGGTAAGACAGTAGTGTTTAAAAATGGGAAGACCATTCATTTGCACCTGGTTAACCATCTACCTGAATTAACGACTTTTCACTGGCATGGGTTAGCGATTCCCGGTCCGATTGAGGATGGTGGTTGTCATGCCCCTGTCTATCCAGGTGGCAGTCGTGACGTTACCTTTAAGATCAATCAACCAGCCGCTTTTGTTTGGTTACATGCCCACCCGTGTCCAGCAACCGCCGAGCAGGTATGGCAGGGCTTAGCTGCTGGGGCAATTGTCCAAGATGAACATGAGCAGAGCCTTCCGTTACCACGAACTTACGGGGTTGACGATATTCCAGTTATTTTACAAGACCGTCGTTTTCATGAAAATAACCAGTGGAACTACCGGAAGGACTATGATCCCGATGGTGTCGCCGGACCAACACCGATGATTAACGGTACGATTAATCCGTACTTTGATGTTACGACCCAGAAAGTTCGTTTGCGGTTCTTGGATGGTGCTGACCGCCGCGAATTCCGGTTACACTTTAGTGATGATCTTGAATTTACTCAGATTGCTGGTGACCTAAGCCTGTTACCACATCCGGTTAGAATGACGAAGCTCTTGATTACCTGTGCAGAGCGGCAAGAAATTATTGTCGACTTTGGCAAGTACAAGCCGGGGGATGTTGTGACGCTTTACTCTGATGATGTTCCTCTTCTCCGGTTCCGAATTCATGAATTTAAGCCTGATAATACCACGATTCCAGCCACCCTATTTGAAGTGCCAGATCTAGCTGTTGATCCAGACCTTCCAGTTCACCATGTTACCCTTGACGGAATGGATGAAGCGGTTGCGATGAACGGTAAGAAATTCCAGATGGATCGGATTGACTATCAGATGCCGATGGGGAAGGTTCAACTGTGGGATATCTGTAATACAAACCCGGCTCCCGGAATGATTCACCCATACCATATGCATGGAACCGCATTTAAAGTTGTTTCGCGGAATGGCCATGCACCATACCCTAATGAACTAGGGCTGAAGGATACGGTTGCAGTTAATCCTGGTGCACATGTTGTGATTAAGGTGTGGTTCCATGTTTCGGGCGTCTTTATGTATCATTGTCATATCCTTGAGCATGAGGATGGCGGCATGATGGCCCAACTTCAAGTGATCGATCCAGCAAATCCCAACAAGAAGTATCATTTAATGAATCACATGACGATCATGAAGGCTTTTGCTGAAGAACGTCATGTGCCGATGGATCAACTGTGGCTTGGCGGAATGGAATCCTACAAGAAAATGGGAATGGAAATGTAGTTGTTTAAGAAGATTTTAATTGCTAACCGTGGTGAAATTGCCACCAGGATTACCCGCGCTTGTCATGAACTGGGAATCAAAGCGGTAGCAGTTTATGCTAAAGAAGATGAGTATAGTGCTCATCGTTTTGCTGCTGATGAAGCTTATCTGATTGGGAAAAATGAACAACCTATCGACGCCTACCTTGATATTGATGAAATTATTCGAGTAGCAAAGGCTGCTGGTGCTGAAGCCGTTCATCCCGGATATGGTTTCTTAGCTGAAAATGCTGATTTGGCTCAGGCGTGCGTTGATAATGGCCTTAAATTTATTGGTCCTAAGCCAGAGCATCTCCGTATGTTTGGTGATAAGCTCGTTGCTAGGCAGGTAGCGATGAAGGCGGGTTTACAGCCGATTCCTGGTTTGACGGGTAATGTCACTAGTCTTGCACAAGTTAAAACCTTTGCTCATCAGTACGGTTATCCAATTATGATTAAAGCTGCTAACGGTGGTGGTGGCCGGGGCATGCGGATTGTTGAAAACTACCAACAGCTAGCTGCCGAATTTGACCAAGCAAAAGACGAGGCTTTAAAGTCATTTGGGTCGGATGAAATGTATGTTGAAAAAGATATTCAACACCCCAAGCATATTGAAGTGCAGGTTTTGGCAGATGAACATGGTAACGTGATGCACTTATTTGAACGGGACTGTTCCGTTCAGCGTCGTCACCAAAAGGTTGTTGAATTTGCGCCTAGTGTAGTGTTAACACCAGAACGACGGACAGAGGTTTGTAATTTAGCCCTTAAATTAATGAAGAGCGTCCACTACCAAAACGCTGCGACAATTGAATTTTTAGCGACGCCTGAGCAGTTTTACTTTATTGAAGTTAATCCACGGGTTCAGGTTGAACATACGGTAACTGAATTAATTACTGGGGTTGACATTGTTAAAGCCCAGATTCGGATTGCTGCAGGGGAGGATCTTCATCAAGATATTGGATTGCCTCACCAAGCAGACTTGCATTTTCATGGTGCAGCTATTCAGTGTCGAGTAACGACCGAAGATCCTGAAAATAATTTTATGCCAGATACTGGTCGGGTATTGACCTACCATGCTCCCGGTGGTACTGGAGTGCGGCTTGATGGCAATGTTTACTCCGGGTATGTTGTAACTCCATACTTCGATTCCCTATTAGTTAAATGTTGTACTAAGGGGGACGACTTTGCAGAAGCACGGGTTAAGATGCTTCGAGCTCTACATGAGTTTCGGCTACGTGGTGTCAAAACGAATATTCCCTTTATGGTTAACGTGTTACGTCACCCCACTTTTGTTGCCGGAAATTGTTCAACAACCTTTATCGATGAACATCCGGAATTATTCCGCTTTGATCATCAACCAGATACGCCAATACAATTATTAAGGTATATTAGCAATGTCACCGTGAATGGCTTTGCTGGGGTAACTAAGCAGAAGCACTTAAACTCGGCAGAATTGCCGCAGCCACGATACAGCCAATTACAACCCACTTCGGCGACGGCTGGCAAGACGGTTAAGGATATCTTAGATGAGCAGGGAGCCACGGCCGCAATGGACTACGTAAAAAAGCAGTCCCAGGTATTATTAACTGATACTACAATGCGGGATGCCCACCAAAGTTTGTTTGCTACTCGAATGCGAACACACGATATGCTGCCAGCAATGAAGATTTATGATCAGGCAATGCCAAACCTCTTTTCAGTGGAGAGTTGGGGTGGGGCCACTTTTGATGTTTGTTATCGATTCCTAGGCGAAGATCCTTGGGTCCGGCTACGGTTACTTAAAAAGTATATGCCACATACTCTCCAACAGATGTTGCTGCGAGCATCTAATGCAGTGGGTTACCAGAATTATCCTGATAATGTTTTGAAACGTTTTATTGACCATAGTGCTAAGGTGGGAGTCGATGTTTTCCGAATTTTTGATTCCCTCAATTGGATTGAACAGATGCAGCGAAGTATTGAATATGTACGAGAAACTGGGAAAATTGCTGAAGGAACAATGTGTTTTACCGGCGATTTTCTGAGCTCTACCGAGCATAAGTATACGTTGGATTACTATATGCAATTGGCCCAATCGTTAATTGATGCTGGTGCACAAATGATTGGCATCAAAGATATGGCAGGGTTGTTAAAACCGCAGGCAGCCTACGAATTGGTTGGTCATTTAAAAGCTAAGTTTGATGTGCCTATTCACCTTCACACTCATGACACGACCGGAAATGGGGTAGCAACTTACGTGGCAGCAACCAAGGCTGGCGTGGACGTGGTAGATGTTGCAATGGCGGCGATGGCTGGGACAACTAGTCAACCTAGTATGGGAACCTTTTACTATGCGCTCGAAGGTGACCAGCGACAGCCCGTTTTGAATATGCATAATGTCGAAGTGCTGAACCAATACTGGGCAGGTGTTCGTCCGCTTTACCATGACTTTAGCAACGGGATTAATGCTCCACAGCCAGACCTGTACCGCACTGAAATGCCTGGTGGGCAGTACTCTAATTTAAAACAGCAAGCCCAATCGTTAGGAATTAAAGATTTTGGTCAGGTTAAGGCGAAGTACCGGGAAGTTAATCAACTCCTTGGTGACATTATTAAGGTAACTCCAAGTTCGAAAGTTGTCGGTGATCTGGCAATCTTTATGATCCAAAATCATCTGGATAAGAAAAATATTTTTACTAAGGGTCGACACATTGACTTTCCTGAATCAGTGGTTAACTTCTTTGCGGGGGATCTCGGGCAGCCTTATGGTGGCTTCCCTAAGAAATT
The genomic region above belongs to Limosilactobacillus reuteri and contains:
- a CDS encoding multicopper oxidase family protein, whose amino-acid sequence is MSKDEVIDHYFYDEAAYDYHDGGYVPLEEPQVPQQPLNIPKILQPDKETATDMYYTIVAQTGAVQLMPGEKTKTWGYNAPLLGKTVVFKNGKTIHLHLVNHLPELTTFHWHGLAIPGPIEDGGCHAPVYPGGSRDVTFKINQPAAFVWLHAHPCPATAEQVWQGLAAGAIVQDEHEQSLPLPRTYGVDDIPVILQDRRFHENNQWNYRKDYDPDGVAGPTPMINGTINPYFDVTTQKVRLRFLDGADRREFRLHFSDDLEFTQIAGDLSLLPHPVRMTKLLITCAERQEIIVDFGKYKPGDVVTLYSDDVPLLRFRIHEFKPDNTTIPATLFEVPDLAVDPDLPVHHVTLDGMDEAVAMNGKKFQMDRIDYQMPMGKVQLWDICNTNPAPGMIHPYHMHGTAFKVVSRNGHAPYPNELGLKDTVAVNPGAHVVIKVWFHVSGVFMYHCHILEHEDGGMMAQLQVIDPANPNKKYHLMNHMTIMKAFAEERHVPMDQLWLGGMESYKKMGMEM
- a CDS encoding pyruvate carboxylase; translation: MFKKILIANRGEIATRITRACHELGIKAVAVYAKEDEYSAHRFAADEAYLIGKNEQPIDAYLDIDEIIRVAKAAGAEAVHPGYGFLAENADLAQACVDNGLKFIGPKPEHLRMFGDKLVARQVAMKAGLQPIPGLTGNVTSLAQVKTFAHQYGYPIMIKAANGGGGRGMRIVENYQQLAAEFDQAKDEALKSFGSDEMYVEKDIQHPKHIEVQVLADEHGNVMHLFERDCSVQRRHQKVVEFAPSVVLTPERRTEVCNLALKLMKSVHYQNAATIEFLATPEQFYFIEVNPRVQVEHTVTELITGVDIVKAQIRIAAGEDLHQDIGLPHQADLHFHGAAIQCRVTTEDPENNFMPDTGRVLTYHAPGGTGVRLDGNVYSGYVVTPYFDSLLVKCCTKGDDFAEARVKMLRALHEFRLRGVKTNIPFMVNVLRHPTFVAGNCSTTFIDEHPELFRFDHQPDTPIQLLRYISNVTVNGFAGVTKQKHLNSAELPQPRYSQLQPTSATAGKTVKDILDEQGATAAMDYVKKQSQVLLTDTTMRDAHQSLFATRMRTHDMLPAMKIYDQAMPNLFSVESWGGATFDVCYRFLGEDPWVRLRLLKKYMPHTLQQMLLRASNAVGYQNYPDNVLKRFIDHSAKVGVDVFRIFDSLNWIEQMQRSIEYVRETGKIAEGTMCFTGDFLSSTEHKYTLDYYMQLAQSLIDAGAQMIGIKDMAGLLKPQAAYELVGHLKAKFDVPIHLHTHDTTGNGVATYVAATKAGVDVVDVAMAAMAGTTSQPSMGTFYYALEGDQRQPVLNMHNVEVLNQYWAGVRPLYHDFSNGINAPQPDLYRTEMPGGQYSNLKQQAQSLGIKDFGQVKAKYREVNQLLGDIIKVTPSSKVVGDLAIFMIQNHLDKKNIFTKGRHIDFPESVVNFFAGDLGQPYGGFPKKLQQVVLKDHPAITVRPGSLAKPADFKAIKQELTNKIKHTPSEDDLQGYLMYPKVFIDYFKNYQQYGEVMDLDTTTYFQGMRPGEVKHIQYGQGQEMILKLDFISTPNQDGKRTLFFELNGRSLQLMVRDNSLKETVKATPQAAADDPGQLGMPLNGTVVKVNVQVGDQVKAGDILVVTEAMKMESAVKAPFTGKVAKIYASVGNHLKSQDLLLTLTK